A single window of Solenopsis invicta isolate M01_SB chromosome 3, UNIL_Sinv_3.0, whole genome shotgun sequence DNA harbors:
- the LOC120357190 gene encoding uncharacterized protein LOC120357190, whose protein sequence is MANYFPIQTEACEKSTLPHTSMNYYIPIQTEACEKSTPPRYTSHILGRRFALTPTSYKWLDIGINAGSISYVELVLGDNCGNQIALPYKTWRSLIEKRMDIEGLMQSKTAPLLIHELIVQQIKLREEHIIKLTLHNTYICMKPATVSFMFELEHCIEHVYFALCQNMNNVTDKYKYFVTYLRQNCITNKNDAVNILRKIYDKSSHIECELIAYASDNIAYDSLNATNKIL, encoded by the exons ATGGCGAACTACTTTCCAATCCAAACCGAAGCATGcgagaaatc aacattgccACACACATCAATGAACTACTATATTCCGATCCAGACCGAAGCATGtgagaaatc AACGCCACCACGATACACATCACACATTTTGGGGAGAAGGTTTGCACTAACTCCTACATCTTATAAATGGTTGGATATCGGAATCAACGCAGGATCTATATCCTACGTGGAATTGGTGCTGGGTGACAACTGCGGAAATCAAATTGCTCtgccttataaaacgtggagatcGTTGATTGAGAAACGTATGGACATCGAGGGACTTATGCAGTCAAAAACGGCTCCATTATTGATTCACGAACTGATTGTGCAGCAGATTAAACTGCGTgaagaacatattataaaattaacattacacaaTACTTATATTTGCATGAAGCCTGCAACTGTGTCATTTATGTTTGAACTTGAGCATTGtattgaacatgtatatttcgcactgtgtcagaatatgaataatgttactgacaaatataaatattttgtaacttactTGCGTCAGAATTGCATCACTAATAAAAACGatgcagtaaatattttgcgaaaaatttatgataaaagttcacatattgaatgtgaattaatagcttatgctTCAGATAATATTGCATACGATTCGCTAAATgccacaaataaaatattataa